The Venturia canescens isolate UGA chromosome 4, ASM1945775v1, whole genome shotgun sequence genomic interval AActaacaaattgaaaaatcttcttgCTCAAATATTAACTCGTCTCGGTGATCCGAGATTTCGTGTTGACATAAACGATTACGTCAGAACCGAGCACGATCGTCAGATCGAAGACATTACAAGATTGAAAAGTCTTTACGACGATCGTTTAAGGATACTCGTTGATTTGAGAGAAACGGCTACCAAGGAATTGAAGGATGTTAAAGAGAAGCTCAAAATTTCTTGGAAAGAGAATCGCGGCCTCGAGGAAGACTTGAAAAAAGCCGAAGAAAAGGTATTTTGTATAGTCGGAAATAGAAATTGCATACGCGTGCCGTTGCTACACGCAGTAATAGGACATTGAATAAGTTAATGAGTACAATATAATCCTAATCGGATTACAAAAGGGCCCAGCCGCTCGTGAATTAAGCCATTTTCACAGTAAAACGTGCTACGCGTGTGCGAATATTTGGTAACATCGTAAATGACGAGACGAAAAAGTATATAGCTAATAAGCGAGAGGCGCGTTGGCTATTTCCGTTTGGTTACGGCCCTATATTATAGTTAAGTAAGATATCTCGATGGAACTGACACTGGTTTTCCGATAGATCGACTCCCAAGATACCGAAATTTCCAATCTCGAATCTCAACTCGGTCTGACCAAAGCCGACTGTCGCGATCTTCAAAATCAAATGTCCGTGATTAACGGGCTTTTCACTCAAATGCTGCTCGGTGCCTCCTCAGCGGACATGGATCTTGATCGATTGACCCGATTGTTACAGGTAAAAAATCGTAGGGATCATAATTCAATTAATATTTAATatccaaatatatatatcattGTTTACAATCTTGGGTGTACTTTCGAAAGCTGATATCCGAATTTGGAGCCCTTCGAAGGATTTTTAGCGTGGTTAAATATTCTCCAAGATCAAAGGGCAGATTTTGTAGACTACGTTTACAAAATCAAAACGTAGTCACAGAGATATGAAATGTCATATCTCATCATATTTTGAAAAGCGACGATATTTAAAATTCGATATCTCGTAAAATATGCAACATGCATTGAGAACCCTTTGAAACAAAGTTTTATTATATCAAAAGGAAAATGTGTGCAAAATTTCAGTTTGAAATTCGATTgtcaaatttcgataaattatcaaaaaaaattttcttcccccccccccccccccaagtTCGCAATCCACTCCCGGCCATGATAAATATAAGACAATCTTTTTTTATACCCGGAGAACGGCCGGGTGTTTTAGCGAGAAACAATTAGCAAGTAAAATTGAATCGTTACTTCCATTTTTCATCGCGATGCAGGAGAATCACGATTTAATCAGTGATATGGCCCGCGAGGAAGGCACCGAAGCTGCGGCATTACCAAAACTTTTGTTAGACATTGTTGAGCAAGTGGAAGGACGCGGGGCTGGCAAGTCCGAGGAAGGAGataacgaaaagaaagagGAGGATCGTCAAGAGGAAAACATTGCTCATAATTTGCCAAAggttttcacgttttttctttaattatctATACTATGATAACGATCGTTCGAGTTATTTGTAATCCGAACGGCCGATCCACCCTCCCCCGCACAAACACATTTGActtatgatgaattttttatcctttCATTCGGTCTTTAatttaatatatattttcaatgtcGCAGGTCTGGCGCGTCCTGTTGGAATTGCTGAGCTGCCATGCTGCCGAATCGACACCCGTAACTCCTGCATCTTTGTCCACGGATCCAAACAGTTGTTACAAATCGGTGGACACCCCATCAGGCCCGAGACTCGTAATATCGGTCAGTAAGACTTACATCCGTTTGAAGGAATTGATCTTGGAAAAGAAGCATTTGGAGAAAGAgatgaatcgaatgaaaacacTGAATACACATTTGGAGAGCAAACTCGGGGAGCaggtaacattttttcattcaaattcgaTCAACTCGTTATTGCGCGTACCTGATAAATTAATAAGTTTATAAATAAGATGAATATTGATGgtatgaaaaatcaataaaacgaTCCTTGTgtaggaagaaaaatatttttttaaatagcaGAAACAGGAGGAGGAATAGTGGAGCGAGTGCATGGTAATGCGAGGCCAAAAAAGCCGGAAGAGTTCAtataaaaaccaaaaaaagttCAAATACATCGAATAATCTTTCAATAAGTTGTGGATGATCCGACGATGATATTAGAGCaataattttcttcgtttttgaaaaacatAGGCAAACGTTTTGCATTGTTGACGTTTTGCAGGAAAAAAGATTGTCGACCGTTTCGTCGGAGCTTAACAAAACTTGGAACATCGTTGGTCGTATGCAGGCCCAACATCAACAATTGCACACTCATGAGAAAATATTGCGATACGAGTTGCAACAGAAGAGGAAGATGTTGCAAGAATTGAAGCAGGAACTCGAATATTGTCGAGAAAAGTGGGAATCGGCCAGGCAAAAAAATACCAATACGGAAATGGAATGGAGAAGTTTGAGACGGGAATTCGCAGCAAGAAAATCTCTCGTTGCTCAAGATTCCTTCAACAATAGGTGCTCACCCGCAACCCCCCCTTTCGAgcatttataattttcgtgaaatttttttcatcaaattcctCCCCAACGCAACGGAAGGAATACCCAAATCAGATTTCTGCAGTTCGTTATCAcggctcaaaaaaaaaaaaaaaaaacaaaaaaaaaaggttcggTTATTCCTTTGCGAATGTTGGAACGGAAGTGCAggctttttcgataaattcgcTTCAAAGATTTGAgattaaaatttgacaaattCGTTTCAACAGTCGTTTCTCGTTGGATCGATTcgtaaatttgattgaaaaaaaattgtggataAATGAAAACAATGAATGCTCGGGGGATCTCGAATGATCTTTTATAATCCGCACTCGGTGCGTGTGCGCGCCCGTATTAACGTGATTTGTTGAACTTCAGTGCCGAGAGCGGTTTCAGCGATGAAAGAGGAGATGATTCCGACGAGGATGAAGATGAGACTCTGGGTGAAAGGGTCAGAATCGGACCGCGTAGACGAGCAAGAAAGGTTCGTCGAATGACTTAACATCCTAACGcgagagttattttttataaatagagcCACGCGacggacgaaaaaaaaagaaaaaaagagtcgGATCGTTAGAACTGAGATTGAGTTGCGATTGCAGGAGAATCCGCGTGCGCCGAGTCCGGACACAGAATCGGAACAACCGACGGACACGGAATTatcggaaacaaaaacgacCCCGGAAACGAACGTATCGACGGAAGACGTATCGATTGCGAGTACCAGCGAAAATTATTCAACCGACAAATTGGGGAACGAAGAGTCAGCGGAAGTAGCGCGAAAAGACACCTCGGAGAATTTGGGGGACGAAGGAACGGCCGAgccaatgataaataaattagATGAGGCACTGACAAACGTAATACAGAATCTGATAATCGTAGACCGAAGCAGCGACCATTCGTCTCGCGTATCAATGTCCTCGTCGGAGAACGAAGATGACGGCGGCGGGATCGTTTCATCGAGCCGACCGACGGTCCAATCGAAACAGTCAGAAAAACAATGTAATAGCAAATACAACGGCGACGATAAACACGAGGGAAGATCGgtattaattataaataacAATCAAGCTACGGACTCGAACGAATCATCGAAACTTTCGGCGGATATCGATACAACAACGAATGTGTCAAAGGATGAACCATCGATTTGCGCTTATTCCATCTTCTCGATCGGACCTTTTCCAACCTCCGCGTCGGGCCCTGCTGCTTCGGCCAAAAGTGTACAGTTCAGCGATCCTTTGATCGTTGGCCCGTCAACGGCTCAGTCAGCACTGGCACCACTTTTCGGAGAAAGGGCAGTCCTTTCGGAAATGAAGAATCCTGAAAAAGCTGACGAAGGATTCATTGATCGCAATATCGAGGAAGAAGTTTGTCATAATATGGGGAATCGCGTTGATGCTTGTTCGAAGAATTGTGAAGAGGCGATCGGTGCGAAACAAGAGGAATCATCTTTGAATCGAGTGCCGGTCGTTGGTGGTTGCCGAATCGATTCGTTGACGAACGAACGAGTTGAGACAATTTGCGATCCGACCATTACGATCTCATCGCTGGTCGATAATAATGAACAAACTAAAGAAAACGTTCGAGTCGAGAATTACTTGGCCAGCTGTTCGAGCAATCCCGAAGCAGGAACGAACGGAAAAATAACGGAAAATGAATTACCGGCAGTCGTTGTGGCCGACTGCCCATCGacttgtaaaaatgaaataattacaACCGCCGAATCACCTTCCAAAGATCCTCCTAGAAGCCACGAACAGGTTCTCGCTGCCAGAGCCGCCCGCCTCAAACGACTCGAAGAACAGGCCGAttggttaatgaaaaaaatgaatgccaCCAATAGAAGGGGTTCCGCCCTGTGCAACAGGCTCGAAGAACTTCATGAAGTCTACGGGGAAGCTCCGGTTCCACCTCCGATGCCAGATGTGCTGCCTACTCTCAGAATACCTTTACAAATGAGACAAGCTCAACAGGTATTTCATTTCCAtccaaaatcaatgaaaatataattctcGTCATGGTATATTCATTATTATGAGAGATGCTCTTTTTTATTGCAGGAACCAGAGGATGAAACTAGGATAAAGAGTAGCACGGACGAAAAACCCCCGCCGGATTCTCCTtgagaatgaattttcatgttatttGTGAGAACCGAAAGGTCGGGCGATTGATGGAAAATATAAACGAATTTTGAACGAACTCATGAAACTTAATTTCAACGGGAAAGCAAGCTTCGAATGCGATCGCGAGGGCTCGATATATTATTCGTGCGTGGGATAGACGAACAGCTGCGCTTCGTTCATCGCCCAAAAGCACCTTTTTTGAGAACAAATGTATTTTACTTGCATGAAAAAGAGTGTTGGAAAAACGAAGAGCAGAAAGTTTGCGGCAAGAGTCGTTTGAGGTATTAACCGAACTACAGAATATTCAGATTCTAATGAAGAGTCTAAAAAATCTGCGTTTCACATTGATATATACGGTTACTGCTGgaactataaaaataattgtgtCGTTTGTATTCGCAAAGACACGTTTCTCTTTAATATCAGAGTGTTGTTTCATCGCGAATCGATAAAGGAGcttttcattaataataaACATGTAAGTGCCAAAACCGACAGGCAAAAATTTATAACATCGTCGTAACGACGgttaataaaaatacatttcccTCCAAATGATTGTGTCGATAATATGGATTATATCATCATGACTTCAcgactatatatatatatatatatatcaattTTGCATTTTAATAGCAGCATTCTAGTATTTAATGAGCCGGGCTCGAGGATCTCGAAAAATGTATCAAAGTAGGGGGTGGCGGGAGGAAAgtttgtaaaaacaaaaaagggaCAAATGGAAACGTGATAATGACGAGTAAGATAATCACCGTCGAGAACAGACTCGTCGCTGCAAACTTTTTGCAGttccttttattttatatctttacatattttatataaatatgatCTAGTAATTCAAACTGTTCCGTTTCTCTTCGATAATAAACCGGCTGGCGTTTATTAAAATGGAATATATTCTCCAGCACTGTTCAGTGATAATTAGCATCAGAAAGACAATTTCAAGtggaaatttcattattttggaaaaagttctcatttATCACATATTTAAACTCACTTATAATCTCACTTTGCCAGTACACAGGAGACACAGGGGTTCGGTATATCAAGAGTTTATAGCACAGCTTATTCGAACATTATTATTGCGATTTGCATGGGTCGTCGCTACTCCCACTCGAGTCAGATTTCCTGTTCGAGATTTCGGTAAGGTGTCAAACATGTCAAACCGGGCCCGCCGACAGGGACCAGGGACCGTGCGTGAGCTATAGCTATAGAGAGCAGCACTACCGTCGATGAGCGCGCTCTCTCGTGTCTGAATGGgcaatttttctgatgatattttttgactgtaaatttttcggaaaaaaataatgattaaagTAATCAAATACGATTTAATTTTTGTCCGATCAACAATGATCgcattcaaaatcaaaatgacgtAAAAGGAAAGTTTAGTGGATGAATTGACAGTGTTTAATAACCTTTTGATCCATTTGGTCCGCTTCTCACTTTTCCATGGAGAATAATGGACTGTGCCCTctgggaaataataaaattttactgataCTTCAACGTCTCGGCGTTGAAATTGTACATTAGAGTACTCTCGAATCTCGaatgcaacaatattttctcgatcgagaacatgataaaaaataataattttattttgttaaataatgCGAAAAGTAATAAATCCCATATGCGTCTGCTGCTTTAAATCGGACCTAGGAAGTTTTGGAATTGGCCGCGGTAGTGACGCTGTAGACGCTGCGCACGGTCCCTATTTCCGGACAGTAAGCAGAGATGTCGCAACGGTCGTTTTGTCGGTAAAAAGATTTAGCAACTGAGTTCTGTATAGTTAGCGGAATAAAACaacaattcttattttttattgttgctaCTGGCAGTTAGCAACTGGCAGGCGACAGGGAGATTCTCAACTTTTCTTCACAGTCGAATATTGGTCTCAAGTACACAGAACGCAATCTTCACCTTACCTTATAACACGAGGAAGTATGACTCTCTTCCCTTTAGTTGATGGAAGAGGCGCTTTCGAATCAGCAGCAGCTTCTCGCTCATCCACTCAAGGCGCTCAAGGGGCTATGTTCGAAAGGCCAGTGCACGGTCTTACATACAGGTCTTGAAACGAAGGTAGTGGGGGTGGCTCTCTTAACGTGTGCTCAATTATTTCACTTTGTGGCCGCCAGATCGGCGTTGTGATCGAGGGATGGATAATCAACGCATGCGCGATGCACAATAGCcctaataaaaagaaatattattattattgttgttataagtattgaatttttatgaataaaagtaGTTAATTAATATGATTTTAAAAGTAGTTAATATGAATATTATTATGATTTCATTATTATGAATGATACGTATATGGAGATTAGAGGCAAGAGTATTTACGGAgattataaatgaaataaacgtATGTAGTTTGAAGAAATAcggcgttatttttattggttcaccaatttggacattttttttactacaaaTTTTGGTTGTAACTTTCTGTTCTCTTGAAGAACATTTTGCCTCATACGCAAAGGAATGTAATAAACAATCGCGTATATACGATAAAATCTCCACCGCGGGACCGCACATGGTTTaaccattttcgttttttttcacttcaaacGTCTCACGATAAGCACTAAGAATTATAGAAATtcaatataatataaaagtagGGAATTTATTTGTCGTACTGGTATGACCATATAACGCACTCGCTGCTTTTAGTGATTTTAGGTTAGATAATTGTTTAAAAATAGGTTGTACGTTTTCATCCCTACCTACGTACATCCCTAGATTGCAGCGCCACGCCATGACCATATCAAACATTTAATACGCGGACAATAAGAGAACCACGCCGTCCTATAGAAAACTGGCTACGTTTCAAGACCTGTATGTAAGACCGTGGGTCAGTGCCACGGTCTGCCAGTGGTGCTAACCCACGAGCCCACCACGATTCACTTTTTT includes:
- the LOC122409334 gene encoding uncharacterized protein PFB0765w isoform X1, whose amino-acid sequence is MGAGGSLGNNLKCEEPPPLPPPFYTGNRRTPEISRISASSCDSQDDRRASGGTGTITLANADGFQRSRCSANTKNEEWCWRHHRRASGESLSGLRPQQETLLTYAGEMTGWQSSWESGGMPSMHQEAIELSRTVSHLATANQQLASAHATLLGQLESLYLELNRERELRKERDRESTTARITSSSSEYENEREKVCERVGNSEFAARIIREANFRCKHFRYPLLNETPNKSFSTRDIGVQSATDLDDRSADDRFEQDEPHYRLSSGLTNDEKSSKSNVNNDLSLEYKKAVDRIEMLENELTISCVNSIREIEANEINTRSKRSLNETRPAGFDESDSKNTDQKKKYEVVDTKCGKDFAELLQEVEKQRSEKLHYRSKNEKLMADLENRNFLVASLTSNCENSRSQSEKLESNMIGLKKRFDALIMEYESGILEKTKVSKELKMCKFERDTANLRIADLEKELAKLSAERSRKIENEESSRLKETLSDETTSRKDENARALEEALVEIQRLKDLIENSEDSQETRRGGGAATVTENESSPEEEEEEEEEETISDPEMRVARTSNMEEFRKELSLKREARQRAIAAVSSEMDRLRRELDAEKEAHSETSRVLDLLKSGQSRKVATKHEAIDEDVPTGSKEDLRDTNDWRKIMKADPKLDNNEADAKALTDILKVSDELKTSIRLQTEKIDDLRYHLECETEDHQNRIASLKEIAKMSRESSGLRERQTNKLKNLLAQILTRLGDPRFRVDINDYVRTEHDRQIEDITRLKSLYDDRLRILVDLRETATKELKDVKEKLKISWKENRGLEEDLKKAEEKIDSQDTEISNLESQLGLTKADCRDLQNQMSVINGLFTQMLLGASSADMDLDRLTRLLQENHDLISDMAREEGTEAAALPKLLLDIVEQVEGRGAGKSEEGDNEKKEEDRQEENIAHNLPKVWRVLLELLSCHAAESTPVTPASLSTDPNSCYKSVDTPSGPRLVISVSKTYIRLKELILEKKHLEKEMNRMKTLNTHLESKLGEQEKRLSTVSSELNKTWNIVGRMQAQHQQLHTHEKILRYELQQKRKMLQELKQELEYCREKWESARQKNTNTEMEWRSLRREFAARKSLVAQDSFNNSAESGFSDERGDDSDEDEDETLGERVRIGPRRRARKENPRAPSPDTESEQPTDTELSETKTTPETNVSTEDVSIASTSENYSTDKLGNEESAEVARKDTSENLGDEGTAEPMINKLDEALTNVIQNLIIVDRSSDHSSRVSMSSSENEDDGGGIVSSSRPTVQSKQSEKQCNSKYNGDDKHEGRSVLIINNNQATDSNESSKLSADIDTTTNVSKDEPSICAYSIFSIGPFPTSASGPAASAKSVQFSDPLIVGPSTAQSALAPLFGERAVLSEMKNPEKADEGFIDRNIEEEVCHNMGNRVDACSKNCEEAIGAKQEESSLNRVPVVGGCRIDSLTNERVETICDPTITISSLVDNNEQTKENVRVENYLASCSSNPEAGTNGKITENELPAVVVADCPSTCKNEIITTAESPSKDPPRSHEQVLAARAARLKRLEEQADWLMKKMNATNRRGSALCNRLEELHEVYGEAPVPPPMPDVLPTLRIPLQMRQAQQEPEDETRIKSSTDEKPPPDSP
- the LOC122409334 gene encoding uncharacterized protein PFB0765w isoform X2, producing the protein MLMDSRFVQNRSRCSANTKNEEWCWRHHRRASGESLSGLRPQQETLLTYAGEMTGWQSSWESGGMPSMHQEAIELSRTVSHLATANQQLASAHATLLGQLESLYLELNRERELRKERDRESTTARITSSSSEYENEREKVCERVGNSEFAARIIREANFRCKHFRYPLLNETPNKSFSTRDIGVQSATDLDDRSADDRFEQDEPHYRLSSGLTNDEKSSKSNVNNDLSLEYKKAVDRIEMLENELTISCVNSIREIEANEINTRSKRSLNETRPAGFDESDSKNTDQKKKYEVVDTKCGKDFAELLQEVEKQRSEKLHYRSKNEKLMADLENRNFLVASLTSNCENSRSQSEKLESNMIGLKKRFDALIMEYESGILEKTKVSKELKMCKFERDTANLRIADLEKELAKLSAERSRKIENEESSRLKETLSDETTSRKDENARALEEALVEIQRLKDLIENSEDSQETRRGGGAATVTENESSPEEEEEEEEEETISDPEMRVARTSNMEEFRKELSLKREARQRAIAAVSSEMDRLRRELDAEKEAHSETSRVLDLLKSGQSRKVATKHEAIDEDVPTGSKEDLRDTNDWRKIMKADPKLDNNEADAKALTDILKVSDELKTSIRLQTEKIDDLRYHLECETEDHQNRIASLKEIAKMSRESSGLRERQTNKLKNLLAQILTRLGDPRFRVDINDYVRTEHDRQIEDITRLKSLYDDRLRILVDLRETATKELKDVKEKLKISWKENRGLEEDLKKAEEKIDSQDTEISNLESQLGLTKADCRDLQNQMSVINGLFTQMLLGASSADMDLDRLTRLLQENHDLISDMAREEGTEAAALPKLLLDIVEQVEGRGAGKSEEGDNEKKEEDRQEENIAHNLPKVWRVLLELLSCHAAESTPVTPASLSTDPNSCYKSVDTPSGPRLVISVSKTYIRLKELILEKKHLEKEMNRMKTLNTHLESKLGEQEKRLSTVSSELNKTWNIVGRMQAQHQQLHTHEKILRYELQQKRKMLQELKQELEYCREKWESARQKNTNTEMEWRSLRREFAARKSLVAQDSFNNSAESGFSDERGDDSDEDEDETLGERVRIGPRRRARKENPRAPSPDTESEQPTDTELSETKTTPETNVSTEDVSIASTSENYSTDKLGNEESAEVARKDTSENLGDEGTAEPMINKLDEALTNVIQNLIIVDRSSDHSSRVSMSSSENEDDGGGIVSSSRPTVQSKQSEKQCNSKYNGDDKHEGRSVLIINNNQATDSNESSKLSADIDTTTNVSKDEPSICAYSIFSIGPFPTSASGPAASAKSVQFSDPLIVGPSTAQSALAPLFGERAVLSEMKNPEKADEGFIDRNIEEEVCHNMGNRVDACSKNCEEAIGAKQEESSLNRVPVVGGCRIDSLTNERVETICDPTITISSLVDNNEQTKENVRVENYLASCSSNPEAGTNGKITENELPAVVVADCPSTCKNEIITTAESPSKDPPRSHEQVLAARAARLKRLEEQADWLMKKMNATNRRGSALCNRLEELHEVYGEAPVPPPMPDVLPTLRIPLQMRQAQQEPEDETRIKSSTDEKPPPDSP
- the LOC122409334 gene encoding uncharacterized protein PFB0765w isoform X3, which codes for MTGWQSSWESGGMPSMHQEAIELSRTVSHLATANQQLASAHATLLGQLESLYLELNRERELRKERDRESTTARITSSSSEYENEREKVCERVGNSEFAARIIREANFRCKHFRYPLLNETPNKSFSTRDIGVQSATDLDDRSADDRFEQDEPHYRLSSGLTNDEKSSKSNVNNDLSLEYKKAVDRIEMLENELTISCVNSIREIEANEINTRSKRSLNETRPAGFDESDSKNTDQKKKYEVVDTKCGKDFAELLQEVEKQRSEKLHYRSKNEKLMADLENRNFLVASLTSNCENSRSQSEKLESNMIGLKKRFDALIMEYESGILEKTKVSKELKMCKFERDTANLRIADLEKELAKLSAERSRKIENEESSRLKETLSDETTSRKDENARALEEALVEIQRLKDLIENSEDSQETRRGGGAATVTENESSPEEEEEEEEEETISDPEMRVARTSNMEEFRKELSLKREARQRAIAAVSSEMDRLRRELDAEKEAHSETSRVLDLLKSGQSRKVATKHEAIDEDVPTGSKEDLRDTNDWRKIMKADPKLDNNEADAKALTDILKVSDELKTSIRLQTEKIDDLRYHLECETEDHQNRIASLKEIAKMSRESSGLRERQTNKLKNLLAQILTRLGDPRFRVDINDYVRTEHDRQIEDITRLKSLYDDRLRILVDLRETATKELKDVKEKLKISWKENRGLEEDLKKAEEKIDSQDTEISNLESQLGLTKADCRDLQNQMSVINGLFTQMLLGASSADMDLDRLTRLLQENHDLISDMAREEGTEAAALPKLLLDIVEQVEGRGAGKSEEGDNEKKEEDRQEENIAHNLPKVWRVLLELLSCHAAESTPVTPASLSTDPNSCYKSVDTPSGPRLVISVSKTYIRLKELILEKKHLEKEMNRMKTLNTHLESKLGEQEKRLSTVSSELNKTWNIVGRMQAQHQQLHTHEKILRYELQQKRKMLQELKQELEYCREKWESARQKNTNTEMEWRSLRREFAARKSLVAQDSFNNSAESGFSDERGDDSDEDEDETLGERVRIGPRRRARKENPRAPSPDTESEQPTDTELSETKTTPETNVSTEDVSIASTSENYSTDKLGNEESAEVARKDTSENLGDEGTAEPMINKLDEALTNVIQNLIIVDRSSDHSSRVSMSSSENEDDGGGIVSSSRPTVQSKQSEKQCNSKYNGDDKHEGRSVLIINNNQATDSNESSKLSADIDTTTNVSKDEPSICAYSIFSIGPFPTSASGPAASAKSVQFSDPLIVGPSTAQSALAPLFGERAVLSEMKNPEKADEGFIDRNIEEEVCHNMGNRVDACSKNCEEAIGAKQEESSLNRVPVVGGCRIDSLTNERVETICDPTITISSLVDNNEQTKENVRVENYLASCSSNPEAGTNGKITENELPAVVVADCPSTCKNEIITTAESPSKDPPRSHEQVLAARAARLKRLEEQADWLMKKMNATNRRGSALCNRLEELHEVYGEAPVPPPMPDVLPTLRIPLQMRQAQQEPEDETRIKSSTDEKPPPDSP